From the genome of Papaver somniferum cultivar HN1 chromosome 2, ASM357369v1, whole genome shotgun sequence, one region includes:
- the LOC113348393 gene encoding UDP-glycosyltransferase 74F2-like, which translates to MEKMIMEKRGHVLMIPFPSQGHINPCLQFLKRLAFKGVKTTLVTTKFISKSTKPVLGHNIGIEFISDGYDNGGFAESESIESYLQRLQTVGSAELTQLIKKLNSSSEVQNPVNCIIYDAFLPWALDVARQFGLVGGSFFTQPCAVNNIYYQFGKGLLKIDDSTVVNNNNVLVPGLPIPLRASDLPSFLGVPGTYPAYLELVLNQFVNLEEADWIFINSFNMLEIQVVDWMTKTFPQLRTIGPTIPSAYLDNRIEGDNDYGLSLFKPDSSICMNWLNSRANGTVVYVSFGSMAELNKEQMEELAMGLIGSNAYFLWVVRGSEEQKLSSKLLTEIESGNKGLVVKWSPQLEVLSHVAVGCFVTHCGWNSTLEALSLGVPMVGIPQWTDQPTNAKFIADEWRVGVRVKVNDDEKGIWTRKDLDVAIREIMEGDRGKEMKRNSSKWRELAQQAVGLGGSSDQYLDEFVATLIC; encoded by the exons ATGGAGAAGATGATAATGGAAAAGAGAGGTCATGTTCTTATGATTCCGTTTCCAAGTCAAGGTCATATAAACCCATGTCTACAGTTCCTAAAAAGATTAGCTTTCAAAGGTGTCAAAACCACATTAGTCACAACCAAATTCATATCCAAATCAACCAAACCAGTACTTGGGCATAACATCGGTATTGAATTCATATCGGACGGATATGATAACGGTGGCTTTGCCGAATCAGAGAGTATAGAGTCCTATCTACAGCGGTTACAAACAGTGGGTTCGGCAGAATTAACTCAACTTATCAAGAAACTAAACAGCTCTTCTGAGGTACAAAATCCTGTGAACTGCATAATTTACGACGCGTTCTTGCCGTGGGCTTTAGACGTAGCCAGACAATTTGGGTTAGTAGGAGGATCATTTTTCACTCAACCTTGTGCCGTCAATAACATATATTACCAGTTTGGGAAGGGTCTGTTAAAGATCGACGACAGTACGGTGGTCAATAATAATAATGTTCTGGTTCCCGGGCTGCCTATACCTCTCCGGGCGTCAGATTTACCATCTTTCCTGGGTGTGCCCGGAACATACCCAGCTTACTTGGAGCTTGTTTTGAATCAGTTTGTAAACTTAGAAGAAGCTGACTGGATCTTTATCAATAGCTTCAACATGTTGGAAATTCAG GTTGTGGATTGGATGACCAAGACATTTCCACAATTAAGAACGATTGGACCGACAATACCATCAGCGTACTTGGACAACAGAATCGAAGGCGACAATGATTACGGACTCAGCCTTTTCAAACCAGATAGTAGCATCTGCATGAACTGGTTAAACTCAAGAGCTAATGGCACGGTAGTTTATGTATCTTTTGGGAGCATGGCTGAGCTAAACAAAGAACAGATGGAAGAACTTGCAATGGGTTTGATTGGAAGCAATGCTTATTTCTTGTGGGTAGTCAGGGGGTCAGAAGAACAAAAACTATCCAGTAAACTTTTGACAGAAATCGAAAGTGGAAACAAAGGTTTGGTTGTGAAATGGAGTCCTCAGTTAGAAGTACTCTCACATGTAGCAGTTGGATGTTTTGTGACACATTGTGGATGGAATTCTACGTTAGAAGCGTTATCTTTGGGAGTTCCAATGGTGGGGATACCACAGTGGACAGATCAACCAACAAATGCAAAGTTTATAGCAGATGAGTGGAGAGTAGGCGTACGAGTTAAGGTTAATGATGATGAGAAGGGGATTTGGACAAGGAAGGATTTGGATGTAGCCATTAGGGAAATTATGGAGGGAGATAGAGGAAAAGAGATGAAGAGAAACTCAAGCAAGTGGAGGGAGCTAGCTCAACAGGCAGTGGGTCTAGGTGGAAGCTCTGATCAATATCTCGACGAGTTTGTAGCCACACTAATATGCTAG
- the LOC113351613 gene encoding uncharacterized protein LOC113351613, with protein MGFENTFSVHLEDSTEDSNSSTSTPTYPPGFEPDSINLKEVTDDAISPAPSQGVVPKRLRNEYRRLGIPLAETRRTIVKKVIQLYKVPIILLQETKMMHCSDYDIYQICGSKNYGWTFQQSMGNSGGMIILWNKYLLDVFDCLVGDYSISVACINKTDNFKWSLTSVYGPNNPYERPSFWEELDNVCSFWNLPWCIGVDFNTILKCDEKKNCKNITKSMKGFASFIDEHDLIDLSLKGARYTWSNNQSNPIMCKLDRFLFSPSLELQYPCASQLDKPRPTSDHIPILLDIDDPSWGPSPFRFEIMCFLENGFVEMLELKWKALKEKLKEWNKETFGHTNKRLNTILSNIQMLDIAAEDTPLCEIEVFKKIAHKAEFERISLMKETAWRIKSKSKWIKEGDRNIASFMKMTTARRRHNNIKQLYVDGVLTDDKFQLQDHIVNFYKHLFTEQLPIRPELDGIDFNSISSCESEILDVIFTEEEVLSSIKNLAHDKAPGPNGLKLVMDKLISPVQCANVEGRQITDGILIANEQVDSRLISGSAGIICKIDLEKAFDRVNWHYLEVILKKMGFSAKWCNWGVRQGDPLFPLLFNISMEGFSRYIDRAANLKLFSGFSVSQNGLKINTSKTRLITIGDCPDLSDWAVEIGCATDKLPFQYLGMPLGAKENSKTIWDPILVKSDDILSLWKKSSYTKGELAPSSVIMKLEKKMRDFLWEHNPSSKTSHLVNYDLVCASKSRGGLGVLNLKAVNSALLSKCISCWKTIAEERFLIDKYSTLSVHGGTNISFWFDNWCVDNPLMGTFPSLFKLSRERYTSVAAHISDSRSWVFYFKRRLTDNETDKLALMFLQIGTSPPILDSLPDTRRWSLSNNGVFSVKTLYARMIASDGVDDFPHSFV; from the exons ATGGGTTTTGAGAATACTTTTAGTGTTCATCTTGAAGATTCTACTGAAGATAGTAACTCAAGCACGTCTACTCCTACATACCCTCCTGGTTTTGAACCTGATTCCATTAACCTTAAAGAAGTTACAGATGATGCTATATCTCCTGCTCCATCTCAGGGTGTCGTTCCCAAAAGGCTCAGAAACGAATATAGAAGACTGGGAATCCCGTTGGCTGAA ACCAGAAGAACTATTGTTAAGAAGGTGATTCAGCTTTATAAAGTTCCCATCATCTTACTTCAAGAAACAAAGATGATGCATTGTTCTGACTATGATATCTACCAAATCTGTGGTAGTAAGAATTATGGATGGACTTTTCAACAGTCCATGGGAAACTCGGGAGGGATGATCATTCTCTGGAATAAGTATTTATTGGACGTATTTGATTGTTTGGTGGGTGATTACTCTATTTCTGTTGCCTGCATTAATAAGACTGATAACTTCAAATGGTCTTTGACAAGTGTTTACGGACCTAATAACCCATATGAAAGGCCTTCTTTTTGGGAAGAGTTAGACAATGTTTGTAGCTTCTGGAACCTCCCTTGGTGCATTGGTGTAGATTTCAACACTATCCTCAAATGTGATGAAAAGAAGAACTGCAAAAATATCACCAAAAGTATGAAGGGTTTTGCCTCATTCATTGATGAGCATGACCTCATTGATCTATCTCTCAAAGGAGCCAGATACACTTGGTCTAATAATCAATCTAATCCAATCATGTGCAAATTAGATAGATTTCTCTTTTCTCCTTCTCTTGAGCTTCAATATCCTTGTGCTTCTCAACTAGACAAACCCAGACCAACTTCTGATCATATTCCAATTCTTTTAGATATCGATGATCCTTCGTGGGGACCTAGTCCCTTTAGATTTGAAATCATGTGCTTCTTAGAGAATGGATTTGTTGAAATGTTAGAG CTTAAATGGAAGGCTTTGAAGGAAAAGCTGAAAGAATGGAACAAGGAGACTTTTGGGCACACAAATAAAAGACTGAACACCATTTTGTCAAATATTCAAATGCTTGACATTGCTGCAGAAGACACACCTTTATGTGAAATAGAGGTTTTTAAAAAGATTGCTCATAAAGCTGAATTTGAAAGAATATCTTTAATGAAAGAAACAGCCTGGAGGATCAAGTCAAAATCTAAATGGATAAAGGAAGGGGATAGGAATATTGCTTCTTTTATGAAAATGACTACAGCAAGGAGAAGGCACAATAATATCAAGCAACTTTATGTGGATGGTGTTCTCACAGATGATAAATTTCAGCTGCAAGACCATATTGTCAATTTCTATAAGCATTTATTCACTGAACAACTCCCTATTAGACCTGAACTGGATGGCATTGATTTCAATTCTATTAGCTCTTGTGAATCTGAAATCCTTGATGTTATCTTCACAGAGGAAGAAGTTTTATCTTCTATCAAAAATCTAGCACATGATAAGGCACCTGGTCCAAATGG GTTAAAACTGGTTATGGACAAGCTTATTTCTCCAGTGCAGTGTGCTAATGTGGAAGGTAGACAAATCACAGATGGTATTCTGATTGCAAATGAGCAGGTGGATTCAAGACTTATCTCCGGTTCAGCTGGTATTATTTGTAAAATTGACCTAGAAAAAGCATTTGATAGGGTTAATTGGCATTATCTTGAAGTGATTCTTAAGAAGATGGGTTTTAGTGCCAAATGGTGCAATTGG GGGGttagacaaggagatcctctCTTTCCTTTGCTTTTCAACATTTCCATGGAAGGTTTTTCTAGatacattgatagagcagctaaTCTGAAATTATTCAGTGGTTTTTCAGTTAGTCAAAACG GCCTTAAGATAAATACTTCAAAAACAAGACTTATCACTATTGGTGATTGTCCTGATTTGTCTGATTGGGCCGTGGAGATAGGTTGTGCTACTGATAAACTTCCATTTCAGTATCTTGGAATGCCTCTTGGAGCTAAAGAAAACTCAAAAACTATTTGGGACCCTATATTGGTTAAATCTGATGATATACTTTCCTTGTGGAAGAAAAGTTCTTATACAAAAGGTG AGCTAGCTCCTTCTTCTGTTATCATGAAACTAGAAAAGAAAATGAGAGATTTTTTATGGGAGCACAACCCTAGCTCAAAAACGTCTCATTTAGTAAATTATGACTTGGTTTGTGCTTCTAAATCAAGAGGTGGCCTTGGTGTTCTAAATCTTAAAGCCGTGAACTCTGCTCTCTTATCTAAATG TATCTCTTGCTGGAAAACAATAGCTGAAGAAAGATTCCTTATAGATAAATACTCTACTCTTTCAGTTCATGGTGGTACTAATATCTCTTTTTGGTTTGATAACTGGTGTGTTGATAATCCCCTTATGGGCACTTTTCCTTCATTATTCAAGTTATCAAGAGAAAGATATACTTCAGTTGCAGCACATATTTCAGATAGTCGTAGCtgggttttttattttaaaagaagACTTACTGATAATGAAACTGATAAGCTTGCTCTTATGTTTTTGCAAATTGGTACCTCTCCTCCTATTTTGGATTCCTTACCTGATACCAGAAGATGGTCCTTAAGTAACAATGGAGTTTTTTCTGTTAAAACTCTTTATGCAAGAATGATTGCAAGTGATGGTGTTGATGATTTTCCACACTCTTTTGTCTAG